The proteins below are encoded in one region of Carettochelys insculpta isolate YL-2023 chromosome 14, ASM3395843v1, whole genome shotgun sequence:
- the LOC142020801 gene encoding metallothionein-1-like isoform X1: MDPQDCPCTAGGTCTCGNNCNCKNCKCPSCRKSCCSCCPPGCVKCAQGCICKGQPSTQCSCCK, encoded by the exons ATGGACCCCCAGGACTGTCCCTGCACGGCGG GTGGCACCTGCACCTGTGGTAACAACTGCAATTGCAAAAACTGTAAATGCCCATCATGCAGAAAAA GCTGCTGTTCCTGTTGCCCACCTGGCTGCGTCAAGTGTGCTCAAGGATGCATCTGCAAAGGACAGCCTTCAACTCAATGCAGCTGCTGTAAATAA
- the LOC142020801 gene encoding metallothionein-1-like isoform X2 — protein MGMQICGTCTCGNNCNCKNCKCPSCRKSCCSCCPPGCVKCAQGCICKGQPSTQCSCCK, from the exons ATGGGCatgcagatat GTGGCACCTGCACCTGTGGTAACAACTGCAATTGCAAAAACTGTAAATGCCCATCATGCAGAAAAA GCTGCTGTTCCTGTTGCCCACCTGGCTGCGTCAAGTGTGCTCAAGGATGCATCTGCAAAGGACAGCCTTCAACTCAATGCAGCTGCTGTAAATAA
- the LOC142020801 gene encoding metallothionein-1-like isoform X3 encodes MGGTCTCGNNCNCKNCKCPSCRKSCCSCCPPGCVKCAQGCICKGQPSTQCSCCK; translated from the exons GTGGCACCTGCACCTGTGGTAACAACTGCAATTGCAAAAACTGTAAATGCCCATCATGCAGAAAAA GCTGCTGTTCCTGTTGCCCACCTGGCTGCGTCAAGTGTGCTCAAGGATGCATCTGCAAAGGACAGCCTTCAACTCAATGCAGCTGCTGTAAATAA